Genomic DNA from Oscillatoria salina IIICB1:
AAGGACAACGCTATCTTACCCCAGAAGAACGTATTCAGCAAGCCGAACAACGGGCTACCAATGCCGAACAACGGGCTAACGACGCGGAACGACGTACTGAAATTTTAGCAGAGAGATTGAGAGCGCTTGGTATCGATCCTAACAGTCTTTCTTGAATTAAAATTGTTTTGAGTTGCGCTTGTAGTTACCGTGAGTACAATTAAAAAAAAAATTTCCTGACTCACTCTCTAATAACTTGAATGTAGTAACCAAAGATAAAGCCAGTAGAGCCTAAAAACTTGAAGAAAAATTTTCTTTTAGTTAAGTTTTATGTGCCAAATTACTGGTCTTTCTTAAATTGGGAACTCTAAAAGTAAGTATTAGGAGAAGAGATCGTGGGCTATTATGATTTTAACGAGAGTTTCTGGTCGCCATCTGAAGTTTGCGCTCCAGTAAAGCAAGAAATTAGAGAAAGTTCAAGCAGTAAGTTCGGTAAATTCATTGACAATATTTTTACTGGTTGTGTCAATGGTTGTAAAGGGATTCGTAGAGCTATTTTTACTGATGATTAACTCAGCAAAATTAGTTAAGTAAAGTCACATAAGTAATTTTCGTTAGGGTGCATTTTTTGTCTTGAATAAGTTCGGTAAATTAACTATTTTGGGAATGCACGCAGTCAACAAAATAGCAAGAGGATAACATTGCAGCGAAGAAGTTAAATTTTGATGCCATTTTGCAGTTGTGGCAAATTTTTACTAATATCCCAGTTTGACATCTTCAGGGGACTAGGAAAAGCTTTACAGAATAAATTTCTTTTTTCAGATAAATGAACATAATCAGCGATCGCCGCGTCGATTACAATCAGTATTTGTGTAATTCAACACAAAAAGTGTGAATAATGATGAAGTTATCCTTCTGGGCGATGCGAAATCGTACCCTTGCTGTTATAGCGACAATCTTACCTTTGCTGGGATTAAATCCTGTAAATGCCGCTCCTCCGCGATCGCCCGATCGCACGGTAGAATGTGAAATACTCGTAGTTGGTGGTGGTTTAGCGGGTGCTGCGACTGCTTATGAAGCTTTACTCGCGGGACGTACTGTTTGCTTGACGGAAATTACTGACTGGGTAGGAGGACAAATTTCCTCTCAAGGAACTTCTGCACTCGACGAACGACCTACCCAAAGACAACAACTTTTTTACCCTCGCGGTTACTTAGAATTGCGCGTTCGCATCAAAGAGGAGTATGGTGAACTTAATCCGGGTGACTGTTGGGTGTCGGAATCTTGTTTTCTTCCTCGCGACGCTCATCAAATTCTTTTAGATCAGTTGCAATCTGCGGCAAAACGTGGTAAAGGAAATCTTAAATGGTTTCCCTCAACTGTAGTTAAAGAACTTGACACTAATTCCAGTCAAATTCAAAGTATCATTGCAATTCAACACGAACCTGCGGAAAATGCACCACCTTTAAATACTTTTCCCTTGTCTCAAACCATTGCAGATTGGTATAGTTACGCCGATTCTTCTTTGTTCGAGAAAAACATTATTCGTTTCGTTCCCAAACCGGCGAATAATCAACAACAACCCGCCGATTGGTACGTTATCGATGCAACAGAAACCGGAGAACTAATTGCTCTTGCTCAACTTCCTTTCCGCCTCGGAATTGACCCTCGTAGCTTCCTCGAACCTTCTGCTTCTAGTGAGAGTAATCTCCCCTATTGTACTCAGGGATTTACCTACACTTTTGCAATGGAACATACTGAGGAACCCCAAACCCACCAAATGCCAGAATTTTATCCGCAGTATCAACCTTACTACAGCTACGAATTAGCAAGATTAGCTAGTTTTGACTTGGTATTTACCTATCGCCGTATCTGGAGTCCAGAAACAGGTGAAACCGATAAATTTGGCGGAATTGGCTTTACTCGACCAACTCCAGGAGATATTTCCATGCAAAACTGGACTTGGGGTAACGATTATCGTCCTGGAACTCCAGAAGATAATTTAATTTATACCAATTCCCAACTACAACAAACAGGACAATTAAATCCTGGTAGTTGGATGGGTGGATTACGTCCAGAAGCTTTGCGAAAAGCTGAGGAAATTTCCCTCGGTTATTTCTATTGGTTAGTAGCAGGAACTACCGATTCCCAATTGGGAGATAATGTGAAACAACCTCATCCGAATAATCAGTTTCTTTCAGGTTTAAATTCGCCAATGGGGACAGTACACGGGCTTTCTAAATATCCTTACATGCGGGAAGCCAGAAGGATTGTCGGACGACCTTCTTTTGGTTATGAAGATGGCTTTAGTATTTCCGAAGTTGATATTTCGCGCCGTAACTTCCGCGAGGATTATTATCAGAATAATCTTTCTCAAGAAACTTATAACAACTTGTGGACAGCTTTAGCAGGACGCAATGCGCTTTCCGTAATTTTAGGAGAAACCACACCCGCAGAAGTAGAGCCACGCGATCGCTCCACGATTTATCCTGATGCTGTAGGTATCGGTCACTACGCGATCGATTTTCATCCTTGCATGACTCTTTCTCCTCCAGAAGCCCCAGGAAACACAGAAAAACCAGGCGAACGTCAAGGGGCTGGTCAAGCATATCCGTTCCAAATACCTCTACGGGCAATGATTCCCCAGAAAATTGATAATCTGCTGGTAGCTGGTAAAAGTATTGCGACTTCTCATATAGCTGCGGCTGCTTATCGAGTTCATTCTTTTGAATGGTCATCCGGTGCGGCTGCGGGTGTCACCGCAGATTTTGCTTTAGAAAGGGGAATTTTGCCTTATCAGCTAGTAGATGAGTTACCTAGAAGGGAAACCCAACTGCAACAGTTACGACAGCGCTTAGAAAAGCAAAATAACCCAACCGCTTTTCCCGGTACTTCAATTTTTAACGACTCCTGGGAAGACTGGCGTTAGTCTCGATTTCCTCAAAACCAGATATTTTTTTGTCAGAAACAGACTTGCCACTCTTGACAAAATCATTTTTCCTCTTCAGGTTTTGAGGAAAAACTCGTCAACTGCTGTAAAAATCTTTGATGCTCCGGACTCGCCAACCCAGCTTGCAACGTCGTCATTACTAAAAGCATATCTCCCGCCAAAAGTGCAGCAACCGCTAACCATAACCCCGGAAAAGCTTTGCTACGAATGATTCCTTCTGCATCTGGTGTCAAGGAAATATATTCTTCTCCTTGCAACGCAAACCAATCTAAACGTCTATCCATAACTTGCCACACGAGATATTCCTGCACCCGATTGCGACGATAAACTCGTTTTTTGTCTCGAAGGTCAATAGAAGCGGTACTTGCGGAAATCTCCGCCACTAGTTCTGGTGCGCCTTCAATATAACCATCGTCGTCAAGACAACTTTGACCGCCAAAATTACTATCAATCAGCAAAACCGCATCAGGTTGGGGTTCATTATCTAAGTCAAGCCGCACTGTTGGGTTATCACCTAAGCGTACGCCAGAGGTAGCGATTTTATAGTTTCCCAGCCAAACCAGTAAATTCGCATGGGGTTCAGCGTGCGGTTCAAATCGTAAAGGTGATGCCATGTAGACAATTCCTTCAATCAATTCTGCTTTTTTGAGATGGGGCATCGCTCGATAGCGTCGTTCAAATTCGGTTCGCGAGAGGAAATCCCCATTTTCTAAGATGGGGGTTTTGGTAGGGTGAGAGTGATTTGGCATCACGACGAGCATCTCTCCTCTTTATTGAGTTTTTCTGTACAAAGACGATCGCGAATTAATCGAGATTATTCTGGTGACAGAAAGGGCGATCGCGATCGTTTGTTCGGCAAAGCCTTGACAAGGGTAACAAAATATAATAAACATTTATTAATACTAAGAATTATCAAAAAATTTATCTTCCAATTAGAGTAGTATTTTTATTACAGGCTTATGAGTATAAAACTTTCAGCAGGCGTTTCGGCTCTGGCTACTGCTGCGCCGACAGTAACTCCTGAAAAGACTTCTCAAACTGTTCCCAAGACTTATCCTAACTATAAAGTCATCGTCCTCAACGATGACTTTAACACCTTCAAGCACGTAGCTGAATGCTTAATGAAGTATATACCGGGGGTGAGCAGCGATCGCGCTTGGGAATTAACGAATCAAGTTCATTTTGAAGGACAAGCAACTGTCTGGGTAGGACCCCAAGAACAAGCAGAATTGTACCATCTACAGTTGAGTCGCGCTGGTTTAACAATGGCTCCGTTGGAGAAGGCGTAAAGATATGAGCCATTCTTCTAACGGTAGACTCGTCTGGAATCATTCTACCCATATCGACGGTTTGATTCCAGTGCTAGAGAAATTAATTAGTAATTGTCAGCAAATTCAAACCGTTACTCCAGGAGTAATTAGTCGCGCTAGAGGACATTCACCTCAGCTAAAATTAAGAGTATCAGTACCTATACGAGGCGGATTTAAAGTTATCGCCCGACAGGGAAAAACTGTCCAAGAAGTATTCGTCGTCACCGAGTTAAGCAAACAGGAACTGGAAAACGCGATCGCCCTTTCACTAAAAAAATAATTCCCTTTTAATCATAATTTATTTACTGCGGCTAATTTATCCTGAATGAGAATCTATCTATATCTTTGTGTTGAACTAAATTTTTAGCAATTTAATCCTCCCGAAAGAGTCAAGCCCGATAGAGATTAAGGTAAGGTTATTTTAACGATCCAAACCGTCTTTGATTGCCCGCCGTCAAATTGATGGCGCGGTAGATTGTTGCGGTTAATTATAGAAAAAACAGGAGTATAAAACTATGGCTAAGGAAGAAAATATCCAAGAGATGCAAGAAAATTCTAGAGAAGCAAAATCTGGTAGAGGTGCGCCAAGAAATGAAAGTCAAACACCAAAAACAGCACAAACCACAGCAGTCAATCCCCCAGAAGAAGTAATTCCTACCGGAACTAATCCTCAAGCAAATAAGCAAGATGTCGAAGCTTTAAAAGAGCAAGAAAAAGAAACGGGAGTACATACAACTGGTGGATATGGAATTAATAAATCCGGACAGATGAATAACGTTGCTGTCGAACCAGAAATGTATGTGGAAGAAAAAGATAAGTAGAATATTGCTTATTGAACCACAAGCATAACTAACAAAGGCTGGGTGGTTTCCAGCCGGTTTGGAAATCAAAAAACCACATTTCGATGAAAACATTTTTTCGTGCATAATTTCACTTGGTTACCACATGACTTCTGCAATGGAAGAAGTACAAAAAGTAGCCTGTAAGCTACAAGTAACATCAGATCAAATTAATAAACTAGAGTCAACTTTTCGAGCCTTCAGCGATGCTTGTAATTACATCAATCGAGAAGTCGATCCCAAGCTGACAAATAATGTCAGAATACAATCTCTCGTCTACAGAGACATTAGAGAGAAATTTGGACTCTCAGCAAATCTCGCTGTTAGGGCGATCAATCGTATCGCTACCGATCGCAAAGTTGCGAAAAAACAGGGTAAATCTCTTCCTGTTTATCACCCGACTAGAGTAGACTATGATGCCCGAATCTTTACTTTCAAAGAGGCAGATTGGACAGTTAGTTTAACCTTAGTTGGAGGGAGAGAAAGATTCAAGCTGGCAATAGGTAATTACCAGCGAGGATTATTAAAGGGTAAAGTTCCTGCTAGCGCCACCTTAACTAAGCGCGAGGAAGGAAATTATTACCTTAAAATTAAAGTTTGAGTCTCTGGAAAACTGGAGAGACTCAACTTTTTATCTATCTCAAGGATGGCGATCGATCGCCTCGAGGTGAGAACAAAACTGTTCGACAACTCGATCCAGTCTAACTGAATTGGAAGCTTTAAATAAGAGGCGATCGCCAGGTTGAACGAATTCTTTTAATCTTGCGCTCATTTCTTCGTGGCTGATAAAATATTCACAGGGAATATTTTTTGCACCTGTGGCAATTGCCTTGGCTTCGGGATCGTCAATTAACAAGAAAATTGCCTCTAAATTTAGTTTTTGTGCAGTTTCGCCGACTTTTTCGTGCAATTGAGCCGACATTACTCCGAGTTCTTTCATTGTACCCAGTACGGCAAGATGACGCTTACCTGGGGTTTCCTTGAGTAAATGTAATGCAGCGATCGTTGATTCGGTACCAGCGTTGTAAGTTTCGTCGAGAACGACAATATCGTTAGGTAAATTGTAACGCCGCGATCGCCCGCCTGGTAAACTCACTGATATGCCCGTTGTTAACTGACTCCAATCAATATTTAGCACCTTCGCCACAGCTAGAGCTGCCAAATAATTTAAGGCATTGTGACGACCGGGTAAAGGTAAAGGGAAATTGATTCCTTCAACTTGGACAGTTTCGGGATTGAGGAGTTTTCCCTGAATATCGCCACCTTCCAAACCATAAGTTATCGTTTTTCCCTGCCAAACTGTCCTCGCAGTTGTCAGCAAACGTTGATTATCGTGATTCAGAATCGCGATCGCGTCCTCAGACATTTCGGCTAATAACTCGCACTTAGCTTGGGCGATCGCCGTCTCAGATCCTAATCTACCAATATGTGCGGTTCCCACATTCGTAATTACACCAATCGTGGGACGAGCAATTTTCGTCAACAAAGCAATTTCACCTCTCGCCCGCATCGCCATCTCTACCACAGCAAAATCATCATCTCGATCCAACTCCAGCAAAGTCTTTGGCACGCCAATTTCATTGTTATAATTAGCTTGAGATTTGAGAACTTTTCCTTGAGTTGATAAAACCGCCGCAATCAATTCCTTCGTAGTAGTTTTCCCCACCGATCCGGTAATACCAATTACGGGAATATCGAAGCGAGATCGCCACCAACAAGCTATTTTTTGATAAGCTTCGAGAGTATTTTCAACTTGGAAATCAGCCACATTTGCCGGGATTTCCCCCTCATTATCCTTCGCCGTCACCAGCGCGATCGCTCCCTTAGCTATAGCCGTATCCACAAACTGATGTCCGTCGAATTTTTCTCCTCGCAAAGCGATAAACACTTCATCCGGTTTCAAAGTGCGAGTATCAGTAGTAATTCCAGTTGCCATTCGAGCAAGATTATGCTGATGCTGATTTCTTCTCGGACTATCGAGAATTTCACTGAGTTGATTTAGAGACAATTGACAAGGCATAAAAATAAATTTGACTCTCCAAATAGATAATAATCGCAATATTGAATCACAACTTAAACCACTAATGGCAATTAACGTCACCTTTAATGTGCTTATCTGCCTTTAAAGTAAAGATAGTTAATTCAAATTAGCTTTCACTTTACCTAAACTTTAAAATCTCCCAGTATATTCCCGGAAGTCGCTCGAGCCTTCAATAGGATAGGATGTGAATGCGGTAAAATGTCAACGCCTAAGCCAGTATATTTTTTCTCCTCGTGTTTAGGACGATTAATCAGGGTCAATCTACTAAATTAGCATCTACTATCTAAACAAACCGCACTTAAGAAAAACTGATTCGGCAACGGCTGAATCATTTTATCCATAACCCTGACTTTGGCACACAGGAGTCCTGGCAGTGACCACTATCTCAGACTGTTACCTTCGACAAACAAGCCCAGGAGAGGAGCAGCTCTACGATCACTTACTGTACTGCGTACAGACAGAATCGCCCAGCGAGTTGCTCGCTCGAATTCGCAATTTATTCATTCAGGGAACTGACTATACAGATTATCAAGTTCGGTCAGCCCTATTGGATATTGTTAATTCTAGACAGGCAGAACAGCAATTTAAATATATCCTCAATCGTTGCTGTCACATTCTCATTAATCGCTGGCAAATGCAACCGCATCTACAAGCAGCAATTCCTGATTTGGTAGATTTATTTACCAAATTACCTCCACCTGGATTTACCTCTGCTCGCGGTACGAGGCGCATACGCAGTTTAGTTAAAGATTTTACCTCTTCCGAACAATATTTAACTCTACGGCGTTTAGCTCAAGTAGTTAACGATAAAGTCGGAACTAGCGACAACGACGATCGTCAGTCGGTAGGTAGTTTAATTAATCGCTATCCTTACTTATACGAATACTGTTTGCTCAGTGAAGACAGCAGCTACGAGCATCAAGAAACAGTGCGGCAAGTCCAAGCCCGCATTCAACGTCGTTTTGAGCTAGATATCTCTCAGTACGTCACTTATCAAGTACGCCGCGCAAGTTGCGGTAAGCGGCGACAAACTAGCGAAATGCCACCAGTAAAAAATCCTACCTTATTAAGCGATCGCGAATTAGGCGCTTCTCTCAAACAATTTGTCGGTAAAGTTGAAGGTGGTAAAACCCACCGCGATCTTGCGGAAAATTTTATTACTCAGAGTTCCCAAGTACCTTCTTTTCGCGTATTTAAAGACGAGTTATACGATTACCTAACTTCTTCCCTAGATACCAAATACGGTCAGCGTAAGTTTAACGATCGACTTTACAATCAATTAAAAAATACCTTACCTCAAAGCGATTCTCACAAACCTGACGAATTTTTGCTTTTGCGCACTTCTAGTCAGTTATTAAACTTTTTGGTCGTAGAAAGTCCCCAACGACC
This window encodes:
- a CDS encoding FAD-dependent oxidoreductase yields the protein MMKLSFWAMRNRTLAVIATILPLLGLNPVNAAPPRSPDRTVECEILVVGGGLAGAATAYEALLAGRTVCLTEITDWVGGQISSQGTSALDERPTQRQQLFYPRGYLELRVRIKEEYGELNPGDCWVSESCFLPRDAHQILLDQLQSAAKRGKGNLKWFPSTVVKELDTNSSQIQSIIAIQHEPAENAPPLNTFPLSQTIADWYSYADSSLFEKNIIRFVPKPANNQQQPADWYVIDATETGELIALAQLPFRLGIDPRSFLEPSASSESNLPYCTQGFTYTFAMEHTEEPQTHQMPEFYPQYQPYYSYELARLASFDLVFTYRRIWSPETGETDKFGGIGFTRPTPGDISMQNWTWGNDYRPGTPEDNLIYTNSQLQQTGQLNPGSWMGGLRPEALRKAEEISLGYFYWLVAGTTDSQLGDNVKQPHPNNQFLSGLNSPMGTVHGLSKYPYMREARRIVGRPSFGYEDGFSISEVDISRRNFREDYYQNNLSQETYNNLWTALAGRNALSVILGETTPAEVEPRDRSTIYPDAVGIGHYAIDFHPCMTLSPPEAPGNTEKPGERQGAGQAYPFQIPLRAMIPQKIDNLLVAGKSIATSHIAAAAYRVHSFEWSSGAAAGVTADFALERGILPYQLVDELPRRETQLQQLRQRLEKQNNPTAFPGTSIFNDSWEDWR
- a CDS encoding Uma2 family endonuclease; protein product: MPNHSHPTKTPILENGDFLSRTEFERRYRAMPHLKKAELIEGIVYMASPLRFEPHAEPHANLLVWLGNYKIATSGVRLGDNPTVRLDLDNEPQPDAVLLIDSNFGGQSCLDDDGYIEGAPELVAEISASTASIDLRDKKRVYRRNRVQEYLVWQVMDRRLDWFALQGEEYISLTPDAEGIIRSKAFPGLWLAVAALLAGDMLLVMTTLQAGLASPEHQRFLQQLTSFSSKPEEEK
- a CDS encoding UDP-N-acetylmuramoyl-tripeptide--D-alanyl-D-alanine ligase encodes the protein MPCQLSLNQLSEILDSPRRNQHQHNLARMATGITTDTRTLKPDEVFIALRGEKFDGHQFVDTAIAKGAIALVTAKDNEGEIPANVADFQVENTLEAYQKIACWWRSRFDIPVIGITGSVGKTTTKELIAAVLSTQGKVLKSQANYNNEIGVPKTLLELDRDDDFAVVEMAMRARGEIALLTKIARPTIGVITNVGTAHIGRLGSETAIAQAKCELLAEMSEDAIAILNHDNQRLLTTARTVWQGKTITYGLEGGDIQGKLLNPETVQVEGINFPLPLPGRHNALNYLAALAVAKVLNIDWSQLTTGISVSLPGGRSRRYNLPNDIVVLDETYNAGTESTIAALHLLKETPGKRHLAVLGTMKELGVMSAQLHEKVGETAQKLNLEAIFLLIDDPEAKAIATGAKNIPCEYFISHEEMSARLKEFVQPGDRLLFKASNSVRLDRVVEQFCSHLEAIDRHP
- the clpS gene encoding ATP-dependent Clp protease adapter ClpS → MSIKLSAGVSALATAAPTVTPEKTSQTVPKTYPNYKVIVLNDDFNTFKHVAECLMKYIPGVSSDRAWELTNQVHFEGQATVWVGPQEQAELYHLQLSRAGLTMAPLEKA
- a CDS encoding DUF2103 domain-containing protein, with translation MSHSSNGRLVWNHSTHIDGLIPVLEKLISNCQQIQTVTPGVISRARGHSPQLKLRVSVPIRGGFKVIARQGKTVQEVFVVTELSKQELENAIALSLKK